The genome window CGTTGCAGGATATGGTTAAACAGCAAAAGATTGCCGAGGAACAGGCGAAATTGAGGAAGATTCAGCAAGAATTGGAGCTCCAGAAGCAGCGGAAAGAAGAggaggaaagaaagaaaagggaaGAGGAGGAAAATAGAAGAAAGAAACACGACATCGAGACGCGAAGAAAGGCTGAAGAAGAACAGAAGAGGAAGCAAGAGGTAGAAGACCAGAAAGCTGCGGCAGCACTCCAAGTATGCACTTTTCTTTTATGAAGTCATTTTATCTTTCAACAATTACCTGACTTGTTCATTTGTTCTCAAGGCGCAATTGGAGAGAGAAGCAATGGAAGAGAACAAATATCGCGAATTATTGGAACAAGAAAGAAGAGATCACGAATTGGCGGTTAGATTGGCCCAAGAATCAAATGGACAGGTCGAAGATTCACCACCGCCTGTACGAAGGTATTATTTCATCAAATATTGCGTGCTTGGAATTTGTTGCTCTTTGTATACAAGTCGAGCAAATAATGTCTCATTTTGTTTGAATATGTAGCGGTTCCGAGATACGAGTACCATCGAACAACAACAGGTTAGCAAGGTATCGTAAATAAGTTGAGATTTATTTCTTCGTTTGAATGCCTTAGTAATTATTATGCTTTGTTGTTAATTGATATCGTTCAAAATAATAGGTCAGAGCAAGTGCGCAATAATCAGGCAGCCATGGCTAATAAAAAGTACGACTTATCCAAGTGGAAGTACTCCGAATTACGAGATGCTATAAATACATCGTGTGACATCGAATTATTGGAGGTGGATATTGTTTGAAATTATCTGAATTAATACAATTAACAATCTCGTTCAATTGTAGATATCGCAATCGATATCTGTTGATACAATTTTTTCGGTAGGCTTGTCGTCACGAGTTCCACCGAAGATTAAAAGTTTATCACGCCTGGAAAGCGAGAAATCGCAGGAGAACGACAATGGACGAAAACGAAAGAGCACCGAGATCCATCATGGAAGCTGGTAAGTGTGCTTGCGTAGTTCCGCAGACCTGAATTCACCATTTATTTGACCTTGGTGCGATTCTAATATCTGTTTTAGCTGCTAAAACCCCCAGAACTCCGATGAAACAATCGATAGTAGAGTCTTCGCAGCGATACTTTAGAATTCCATTCGTGCGACCTTCCGCGCCGGGACAGCAAGACAATTCGCATACCTCTGGCAAAAGAGGATGGTGGTACGCCCATTTTGACGGTCAATACGTTGCAAGACAAATGGAACTTCATCCTGACAAAGCACCAATCCTACTAGTAGCAGGTAAAGTTTCAAGTAGTTAAGCTTGATTCATTATTTTACGTTACTTCTACTCCCGTATGCTATCGCATCTTGCATATTACACGAACGAAACAATACCTTACTCTATCATATTCTACGTACAAGTTTACTACGTTAGAGCTTATTCAAGCACTGCTTTCCTTGCAATCAAACTCTGTTTTCTTATTCACGTTTACGCTAGTCATTAATGGTGTTTGAAGCTGTTACGCACTGTATGTTATCGTTACTCGCTAGCGATGTTCTCGCTGGAAAAGGGAGCAAATATTCTCACGCTTGTCACATATCCTTGCACTTGATCTTGTTTCAAACAACTGTTGAGTTTTCAAAGGTaaattaatttctgtgaaaGGTATCGACGACATGCAAATGTGCGAATTGAGCCTAGACGAGACTGGGTTGACTAGGAAACGGGGTGCCGAGGTGTTGGAACACGAGTTCAATCGTGAATGGGAAAAGCACGGAGGTAAATTGTACGTTCCTCCGTGCGATCGTAAGAAATGAGAAGTTACTTGGAACGTTCGTcgaatatgcgaaaatagcTCTTAATATGTATGCATCAcgaattttgtatttttgtcggtatcaAGCCATTTCGATGGTGTATCCACAGCACAGTGCCTTAAAAATTGTGCCTTTCGCGTTAAAAGGCGATTCTCCAGAATGCACGTTGACATTTGTCGAGCATGTTATTAATTCGTCACGAAAAAGTAGAGTAGCCGAGCGGATTCATAGTGGATCTATGGATCGATTGGCTTTGTGTGCACGGTGCGTTGTAAAATATACAGTATTTGAATTTGTTTACGAGATTAGGTGATTCCTAGTGCGATAAAATCTAAATTCAAACGTAAAATTTTTTGTAGTCGCGTAAAAGAGCATGGTGCAAGGCGGGAAAGAAACATTCGTGAAAGAAAAGATctcattaaatttcaatttattttcatcATTTTAGAACGACGGTTTTAATTAAGGGTATACGCCTTGTATTTAATTTACGGTATTAAGGTTGATATAAAAACGTTTTTGACTATAATGATAAACTTCCTTTATATTTTACAATGGAAAAGGCGTGAAGGTTCCTTTGATTAATATAAAGCTTTGTTGAAAATACTATTTTTGGTTTATTTAGTAAAGATAATTTTACTATTCATAAGTTATATTATTGCACATTTAATGCGAATTGTAGGTACGCCAGTGCGGTTATAAAGGAAGCCGCGATGAATAAAAAGGTGTGTATCGGTTAAgtgattataaataaataacattcACTCCAcctgttttccaataaaataacaCTTTTTAACAATCTCCTGTAGCTAAGGCATCCTTACATTAAAGAAATAGTACTTAATTGAAAAAATCACAGCGATCAGCAACAATGAAATACGAGTATTCTGTTTGTTTAagataaaaaacaaacaaaaaagaaaTCAATGCCGACGAAATAGAAATTCAGTTCGGAGGAGGTACCCATCCACCGAAGACCGTTTCTAATTCTCTAGCGACTGCTAAACAAAGGCGGTCCTGATGAGACGCAGCCATCACCTGAAACATAATTTTCCACGGTTAATGGGCCGGCAAATACAAAACGTAACATCAGAAAAAACTctaaaaatattactcgaaattaatccttttgtaaattaaacagtgtacgtttgaaaaatgtagGTTCCGTTGAGTTTCGAGACGCTGAGTTGAAGGAATTAAGATTGGAGGATAAATCGTGGTAAGTTAACTGTGCAGATTTTAGTGGAAATGAACTGTACGTTGCTGTAAGTAAACAGGAGTACGTTAAGGggtttaaaaaaacaatcgtTTTCCTCGTTGATTACCTGAAATCCAATTGGCAGTCCGTCGTTATTCAGTCCCATTGGCACGTACGTCGACGGCAAGTGCATCATATTACTGAATGCACTATAAACGACGGAATCAGTttgaagaaaaattaattctggcAAGTCTGTTGGTTGGGAAAACGCGGGGCATATGAATACTCCGTCATTACCGAGCAATTTCTGTAAGCACATGAATCCAACATAAAAGTTCATTCAACACCGACACAAGTTTCGAGTGTATCCGTCGAATGAAATGTGCTCTCGTACGTTTACTCTGTGACGGATATCCGCCCGAAGTTCTTGATAGTATTTTTCCTTGGACTGTGGAATAAATCCTCGTGCCTTCCTCATTAGTTGGGCGTATGCGAGCGTCAACGTGTAATCCGATAAACCGAACAAAGCTTTCACGACTTCGAGTAACGGCGTCTTATTTCTCTGTGGGGAATAGCTACGAATTAGATGATAAATCTAAGAAATATTGAGTCAAACGGAACGTTTCTGTAAAACTGTCCCCGTTACCTGAGCGTATTTAGGGTCCAAAAGTAATTCGGGTAATTGCACCTCGCCAAGACAAGTCATCAGGAACATGAATATACTGCTTACCCATTCCTGCGACAACTGCAATACAAACGATATTTCGAAGAATAACAAGAAGACTTGGTCGCACCTGCTGGAGTCGTCAACTTTTTTCAAATCTTTTCGATTTTAAAGTTGACGACCCCTACAGCCGCGACTTCTGCTTGTAAGATTAGTTCAAATTTGCTGATCTTTGTGCAAAATTATTACTTCTTCGACGATTGCACCGTTCCCCGCGAAGTATCGCGTTGCTTGCTCGATCGATTGCCTTATGTCCGTCGTGGTTGATCTTATTCCGCAAAAACTGTCGAAATTATCCAAATAAAAGACTCTGAGAGTTTTCACGTCCACCGGGTCGTCCAAGCGTAATAACGACGTCTCGCATTTAGAGGCCAATACCTTCATAGCCAAGCGAAGATCTTCCGCGTACCTCGCCATTGGACCGTACACCAACATGCTTTCGATTGTGGAACCTCCGAAATTCGGTAGGTGTCCGTGACTAGAAATAATACCTGCGAACAATGCGTTCGAGTAATTTTTAACACTTTTACTGCCACTCCAGTCGTGTCTTACCTGGAGTAGGTTTATGGCCGAAAATACCATTGAAGAGACTCGGGATTCTTATGGAGCCCAGTACGTCCGAACCAATCCCAAGTACGGATGCTCCTGCGCCAAGCAAAGctccctgaaacaatcaacgaaGCTTCTTATACAGGTTGTCCTGCAAAGTATAGTATTAAAGGCAAAAATGCAATATACAGTTTaagcaaaatattaattattcgttATTTGCAGGTTCCAGagcgtaataaaaaaattaagaaaaaaaaaacacgtcATCTTATGGTTTCAGCCATTCTACACATTTGAAACAAAAAGTGAAATTTGATTGGTAATTAGGGTGAATTTGACTGCAGCAGGTACTAAATTTTCATAGGTTGAAGAAAGAGATTCGACATAGGTTTTTATAGGAAGATTTAGAAAAATATCGATTCTTTTGTAGGTTTGCAGTAGAATAAATAATACAGTAGGAGTCCTCCTTAAGGTATTACCTCACCGCCCGATGATCCTCCCGGCGATTTTCTCGTATCGTATGGATTCCTTGTCGCGCCATGAAGGTAATTCATGGTATGAATTCCAGTGCAGAATTCAGAGGTGTTTGTGACGCACAGAGGTATGGCTCCCGCGTTCTTCAGTATTTCTACTGCTGACCCATCTTCCGAAGCTTTTATTCCTTTCCTGGATAAACTGCCTCCCGTGTAACTCATtcctgattaaaaaaaaaaagagatctTTTTGGTCACGTGTATTCTACATATATACTGCTGTAAGGTTTATAATCTCAGCAACTGATACGTCATTGGCACATCCTTGTATCATTTGTCCGATAAGAATAGTAATCTTAGAAATGGTACCACACGAAGAGGTCGTGACTTCACTTTTATGCGAGTATTTCAATCGAGAAGAAAAAACAAACAACAGAAAGTTAGTGTTTGGTTGAAGCCACGTGGGAATTGATAAAAAAGAAGACCCAAACCGAAGGTCGAAACATTGATTACGAATAATAACATGTTGATTAtgttcttgttaaatattttttcgattCACCGATTCAACGACAAGCATTATCTTCATTTTTCTATTATTCCTAAACTTTGGCCTACGTTATCGCTGCCACTCCTATTTCAATCGTGACgataatttcatttgatgaactattttttaaaaaatatatttgtgaGCTCAGTAAGATAATTGTAAAAGGCAAATTGGCTCAGTGACGAAAGTCAATTTGGCGTGTTTGATCTAGTGGAAGCGTTACCTGCAAGGGAACAGGTTTCCTTGATGGTAACTGGTACTCCATACAGCGGTTTCTCCCTTTCCAGCGTAGCGGCGGTAACTTTCCCTGTCTTCAGTTTCGCGTCGCAAATTTTCGCATCGTTTACAGCCGCATCGAATCGTTCCTCTACTACTGCATTTAGGAAAGGATTCACCTCTTTAATACGCTCGATATATGCTTCCACTACAGTCCGGCTAGAAAGCTTTTCCCAGTGCAAGAGAGTTACAAATTATGGATTGCTGTAATTGGACTGACGTCTCTTTTTCATTTGTTCGATCGAGAGATATTGCCCGTTCATCGATTATCAACGCGCGTTTCTTACGGAAAAGGACCTCGATTAATTCTTAGCGTAGTTTTATTGCACTGCCTTCGGAACCCGCGTAACTGTAACATCGTTATTCTTCGAAGATATGCATAGTTTACTGGTAAAAATTTGCAAATGTCTGAGGAGCAATTGTCTAAATAAACATTTTTCCCGTTTCTGGCGTACGATTTATTAAATAGCTACTTTCGGGGTGGGAGGACGGGGGAAGATTGCAATATCAACGATACATTAAATGGTAATTGAGCATTTCATAATAAAAACAACAAGAGTCAGGCATAATCACGTGACTTGCATGATGAATGGTTGAATAACAAAAGTATGCACTTACTTCTCCGTGCCTGATCTTCCTCGCTAATGTGCTCGCATTAACTTTCAGGAGAGGATCCTTGATCGGCGGTATACTCGGTGGTCTCTTCATATGAACGAGGAGCAGAAAAGGACGAAGAACAAAATGCAACAGGTGTGTAAGTATACTAGTCAGGTTGGACAGAATCATTTTCTCTGTTACAAAAAAACACCAATCTATAAACTTTTCATCCATGTGTATTCGAATGAATCGGTTAAGAATTAAGAATCGGAAAGAAGGAGAGTATACATGTACGCAATGTTTCTCTCCCATGAAAACAATGATTCTTAACCCACTCTTAGGCTATTATCACCAGAGCTTTAAAGAGGGGTAATTTCTGCAGACTTTACACTTTATATCCGACAACCTTTTGTCTAGTCTAGAAATTCAGTAGACTATTGCTGGTAACTAAACGCAAACAACACCAAGTAGGCTTAAATGCAGCGTATAATTTAATTAGTTATAATATGAATATGAGAAATGTGTTTTATTTTAACATGCTGTGGCGGTGAGCATAAGATGATTAAGAACCACTGTTCTAGAAAGGGGACTAGATGTACCTGGCGCCGAATCTATTGGCCAGTCGAACCGATCGAAGGATAGATCTCACTATTCCTCTTGGTCGTCGTGTCTCTGGTCTGGTCGCTCCAACCGATGGTTTTCTTCAAAGACACAGAATCCGCGAACCAGCAGGCACACCTTCTCTTCCTCAAATATAGAGGCAGACTGGTCTGGCTTTACCAGGCGGCCAGCCTTTTAAGGAAACATACAAAGTGTCGACGATTATCGATGCAGCGTCGAGAGGCCAAAGCATGCAGAGTATGCTGATCACCTCGGTGATCGAATTTCATCCAGCATTgaaagtttcattttttttttatatttttcactatACATTTACGGGAGCATTACCATTGAATCGGCGAGCGTTACGACATTATTCGAAGGACCGTGTACTTGCAGAATTCGAAAGTGTTTCGTATTACGCATaacaaataataattggaacgaGGCCATGTTTGGACTTATTTTTATCGGGAAAACCTCGCCGATCCATTGAATACGCTCTTGAAAAGATACGACGAAAAataggaaaaaatttaatttcgtcATCGATATCTCATTATAACACCATTTACGAGAAATTCTGTGTGATCGTAATGCTGCTTCGTTTGCCCGGTGGACTTGATTATCTAAAATTCCGATGCGCGATGGTATCCTAATGAACTTAATATATTTGTtgttttttaatagtttttgtTCGTTAGAAATGCCAGGAATGTCTATTTCGTCGGATCTTGTCGTCGGGGAAAGTGATCGAGTCGTTGAATGCGAAGCTAGAGATCCTCCTATCAAGTATAGCGAAGTAAACGTTATCGATAGACGTCGCTTCGTGATGTGAATTACCATTAGCTGGTTCGGGAAATATATTACTTTCTCTTTCTTCGATTATTTCAAGTCACAACCCAGTACGATCAGGGTTTAAAATGTAGATTTTTCCCATAAATTTCCCAGTTCTTAGTCAGGACAttagtttttttcttttcgattACTATCGTATCGAGGTTGATGATAATCTTGCGTTACACCGTGAGTTTTTGGTCTTTTGGCAGCGGTTCAAATCTTGTTGCATTCTTTTTTTTCAGTGCCGTTGTATCTGGGTTATGAGGTCCTGGCAAGGGACTGGTTTTTCTTCGCTTGATGTAAGCGATGTCGTTTCTTTTGCAATAGAGTTGGCTTTTCGTTACCAGTCATCCTTTGGTGGGAAGATACCCAGTCAATGATTAGTTCTTTGTCAGTTATGTATTTATCTTTTCTATTCAGATCTATTATTTTCACAGAGTCCATAAAATAACGTGGTGTATATTATACAATACTAGTATCATAATAAATTTGATAGGTATCGAATGTGTAATATACTTAATATACTACATACAAATAACGAAACAAGTTGTATTGACCCCCCTTGGTAGATCTAGCGTTAGATGATACAAGCTCTATCGGATCGCTTGACAGTCAGTACAAGTATAAATGTACATAATTGTACGTGTATACAGGtcgatttatatgtatatttttcttcttttcagCAACTGCATTCGTATGAAACAGCACGTGCCTGAACGGATAATATAAATCGACCTTATAACGTGCTAACTCATGCAGATTACCAGTAACCAGTTTGTCGGATCAGAACACGTTCGGATtccatttttaaatatattttagtcGGTCCATGTGATCGCAGCAACGCAATAATTTATTGACTATTTACTACATTCTGTGTGTTGGCACGTGTCTCCTAAGAATATCAACCGGTTATGCAAACTTATTTTACCGTGACATTGGGGAACACAGCACGTGTACGATGACTCTTGCATCCGATTGATGAATGGAAGTGGAGATGCGTGGCTTTAACGAGGCGTAACGCAAATCTTTTCAGCGGGCAGGATAATTGCGGTGtctaaaaaaaaacatttatgtTTTCCCACACACAATCTGTGAATTTTAGTTATTAgaattaattatataaaattgttttactTTCCGTTTCCATTTACCCATTTGTGTTATACTTTTTTAGAACTTGGTTGACTATTATACTAAAAGGGGGAGGGCATAATAAATGGCATAACAGTACTATTAAAATGATAAGCTTGGTCCTTTATCATCGACAATTATTTACTGTAGAGtgtcaattaaaaattttccttcATTTTCAGAGGGGCTCAGcgataagtatgagaaacactgaTATAAATATGCAATACGCGATATTGCAAGCGTAGAAGAATTACCAAGATAAACGTGCCTGAAAACATACGACTTATAAACAATGTGACAAGATGGTTTGGGTAAAATTAATCATGGGATACTAACGAAAGTTAATTGACAGAACGACTACTACGATTACTTCGTTCTGTCA of Colletes latitarsis isolate SP2378_abdomen chromosome 3, iyColLati1, whole genome shotgun sequence contains these proteins:
- the LOC143340756 gene encoding fatty-acid amide hydrolase 2-B-like translates to MILSNLTSILTHLLHFVLRPFLLLVHMKRPPSIPPIKDPLLKVNASTLARKIRHGELSSRTVVEAYIERIKEVNPFLNAVVEERFDAAVNDAKICDAKLKTGKVTAATLEREKPLYGVPVTIKETCSLAGMSYTGGSLSRKGIKASEDGSAVEILKNAGAIPLCVTNTSEFCTGIHTMNYLHGATRNPYDTRKSPGGSSGGEGALLGAGASVLGIGSDVLGSIRIPSLFNGIFGHKPTPGIISSHGHLPNFGGSTIESMLVYGPMARYAEDLRLAMKVLASKCETSLLRLDDPVDVKTLRVFYLDNFDSFCGIRSTTTDIRQSIEQATRYFAGNGAIVEELSQEWVSSIFMFLMTCLGEVQLPELLLDPKYAQRNKTPLLEVVKALFGLSDYTLTLAYAQLMRKARGFIPQSKEKYYQELRADIRHRVNKLLGNDGVFICPAFSQPTDLPELIFLQTDSVVYSAFSNMMHLPSTYVPMGLNNDGLPIGFQVMAASHQDRLCLAVARELETVFGGWVPPPN